In Patescibacteria group bacterium, one genomic interval encodes:
- a CDS encoding GIY-YIG nuclease family protein has product MKYPMYIVYVLQDSNGRFYKGFTSNLPRRLVEHQSGKTRTTARMENLKVVWQEQYPTVAEARKREKYFKSAAGRKYLQKHLGG; this is encoded by the coding sequence ATGAAATACCCAATGTATATTGTCTATGTTTTACAGGATAGTAATGGTAGATTCTATAAAGGGTTTACTTCAAACTTGCCGAGAAGATTGGTTGAGCATCAAAGTGGAAAGACTCGGACAACGGCAAGAATGGAGAATTTGAAAGTCGTATGGCAAGAACAATATCCAACAGTTGCAGAAGCAAGAAAAAGAGAAAAGTATTTTAAATCAGCGGCCGGCCGGAAGTATTTACAAAAACATTTGGGCGGTTAG
- a CDS encoding class I SAM-dependent methyltransferase, with amino-acid sequence MSSNIRELNKSNVRILDVGCGEGDELYTALSLLPQQQVAITANDTSLEALQKYQQRFGTKVRKSIAAPLEKLAEHLDVGGYDLILLSHCLYGIKDVAPLLQKYLEHLSNNGILCIFQDAGDSDLTSVQKTFWPQIHGVTFDETRSDDIMHQLHLANVHYQSQNFPYTIDLRKLELMHPNGIAELFLPFALRVEKISSKELPQIEAFLSRLAPDQQLHNWFSSIILRKP; translated from the coding sequence TTGAGTAGCAATATACGAGAACTGAACAAGTCAAATGTTCGGATTCTTGATGTTGGGTGTGGTGAAGGTGATGAGCTCTATACTGCGCTTTCTTTGCTTCCACAGCAGCAGGTTGCAATAACGGCAAATGATACTTCTTTAGAAGCCTTACAGAAGTACCAACAGCGGTTTGGTACAAAGGTACGCAAAAGCATCGCCGCCCCGCTTGAGAAGCTCGCAGAGCACCTGGATGTAGGTGGGTATGATCTCATTCTGCTTTCACATTGTTTATATGGGATTAAGGATGTTGCGCCGTTGTTACAAAAGTACCTGGAGCATCTTTCAAACAATGGGATACTCTGCATATTCCAAGATGCTGGGGATAGTGATTTGACGAGTGTACAAAAGACTTTTTGGCCCCAAATTCATGGCGTCACTTTTGATGAAACTCGTTCCGATGATATTATGCACCAGCTTCATTTGGCGAATGTACATTATCAAAGTCAAAATTTTCCATATACCATTGATCTACGGAAATTGGAGTTAATGCACCCTAATGGCATAGCTGAACTATTTTTACCTTTCGCACTTCGTGTAGAAAAAATCTCATCAAAAGAACTCCCTCAAATAGAAGCTTTCCTGTCACGACTTGCTCCAGATCAGCAGTTACATAATTGGTTTTCTAGTATCATCCTTCGTAAACCATAA
- a CDS encoding RNHCP domain-containing protein, which yields MNVLQSKKFQRRKEDFTCGHCGAQVVGDGYTNHCPQCLWSMHVDIDPGDRLATCNGLMPPIDLLTVKNEDILTHKCQVCGHTKRNRVAKRDNRETLYAFAVALAKRRASRA from the coding sequence ATGAACGTACTGCAGTCAAAGAAGTTCCAACGCCGGAAAGAAGATTTTACCTGTGGCCACTGCGGTGCACAGGTTGTTGGTGATGGCTACACCAACCACTGCCCCCAGTGCTTGTGGAGCATGCACGTGGATATTGATCCGGGTGATCGGCTGGCAACCTGCAATGGGCTGATGCCTCCCATAGATTTACTCACAGTGAAGAATGAGGACATTCTCACCCATAAGTGCCAGGTATGCGGGCACACCAAACGGAACCGCGTGGCAAAGCGGGATAATCGAGAAACGTTATACGCCTTTGCCGTGGCTTTAGCCAAACGACGAGCATCACGGGCGTAA
- a CDS encoding PspC domain-containing protein: protein METQKKLYRSKTNRVIAGVAGGLGEYFAIDPVIFRVLFVALAFAGGSGLLLYIIGMLVIPEASGVTTAQSEVVIDKEGKVQNTAQGWLVDRRNLIGLLIVVVGIIALLNQVAPLHWFRWDFFWPIVIIIVGAYLIMKNRR, encoded by the coding sequence ATGGAAACCCAGAAAAAACTTTACCGATCAAAAACCAACCGCGTCATTGCTGGTGTGGCCGGTGGTTTAGGCGAGTATTTTGCCATTGATCCGGTCATTTTTCGGGTGCTGTTCGTCGCGCTCGCTTTTGCGGGTGGGTCTGGGCTGCTCCTTTACATCATTGGCATGCTCGTCATCCCCGAAGCGTCAGGCGTGACAACCGCGCAGTCAGAGGTGGTTATTGATAAGGAAGGAAAAGTGCAGAATACCGCCCAAGGCTGGTTGGTTGATCGCCGGAACCTCATTGGCTTGCTCATTGTGGTGGTGGGCATCATTGCCCTTTTGAATCAGGTAGCCCCCCTACACTGGTTCCGCTGGGACTTCTTCTGGCCAATTGTCATCATCATCGTGGGTGCATACCTCATCATGAAAAACCGACGCTAA
- a CDS encoding DUF5668 domain-containing protein, whose protein sequence is MDITNQESKTQNPEPEKQEPKVEPKPNPEPQVVKEVHHHHYKRGFNPGSMFFGLLIIVVGVAFLGRNAGWFDFSFQVDWNIIWPVILILVGLSFFNRRGWVSGVIGGIITVIVVGLVAWAVFGGTAHRETTTDTVSILKQEKVAESVVNIKTGAGKLTINGSIPASSTSLITGTHTTNNLSLTKESSLSETTQHTTLSTKSSGSWVFNHRNELSLQLAKDMPTSLILDTGAMDMTLDLSEIQAKLVDVDTGASTLNLTLGDLLETSEVRVDAGASTINLTLPKTLGAKLSLDSGATSKSLADFTKIDEHTYESTNYSSTSKKVNLDFDLGAATLDIRWK, encoded by the coding sequence ATGGATATTACGAATCAAGAGTCAAAAACACAGAACCCGGAACCAGAAAAGCAGGAGCCAAAGGTGGAACCCAAACCGAATCCAGAACCGCAAGTTGTGAAAGAAGTGCACCACCATCACTACAAGCGCGGGTTCAATCCTGGTAGCATGTTCTTCGGTCTACTTATCATTGTCGTGGGTGTGGCTTTTTTGGGCCGGAACGCGGGCTGGTTTGACTTCTCCTTTCAAGTAGATTGGAACATCATTTGGCCAGTCATACTCATTTTGGTTGGTCTGTCTTTCTTCAACCGGCGGGGTTGGGTGTCTGGGGTTATCGGCGGCATCATCACAGTTATTGTGGTTGGCTTAGTGGCGTGGGCAGTGTTTGGCGGAACCGCGCACCGGGAAACCACTACAGATACCGTGTCCATTCTGAAACAAGAGAAAGTTGCGGAGAGCGTGGTCAATATCAAGACCGGCGCAGGCAAACTCACCATCAACGGTAGTATCCCAGCCTCAAGTACGTCACTCATTACTGGTACGCACACGACGAACAATCTGAGTCTCACCAAGGAGAGCTCATTAAGTGAAACTACACAGCACACAACCTTGAGCACGAAGTCCAGCGGGAGCTGGGTCTTCAACCATCGTAATGAACTTAGCTTGCAGCTGGCGAAGGATATGCCAACCAGTCTCATTCTGGATACGGGCGCCATGGACATGACCTTGGATCTTTCTGAGATTCAAGCGAAACTAGTGGATGTGGACACGGGCGCTTCTACGCTCAATCTTACCTTAGGTGATCTGCTGGAAACTTCTGAAGTGCGGGTGGATGCCGGAGCGAGCACCATCAACCTGACGTTACCCAAAACCCTGGGGGCAAAATTGTCTTTGGACTCAGGTGCAACGTCGAAGAGCCTCGCAGACTTTACCAAAATTGATGAGCATACCTACGAGTCTACCAACTACAGCTCAACTAGTAAGAAGGTAAACCTGGATTTTGACCTGGGGGCAGCCACCCTGGATATTCGGTGGAAGTAA
- a CDS encoding histidine phosphatase family protein → MKWPNYILFLRHDTSKFNRLRELKAQDPEYDRFKLAYEENPESPETRALAMLLHLRYKLEVADCRTPLADAEAKRAVITGQNLRDQIAAPELIFCSPYERTKSTLVGLQKGWPELANVKMVEEERIRELEHGLSLLYNDWRIYFAFYPEQRRLYEQEGPYWFRWQQGENVPDVRERVRSWLNTLTRDFSGKKILVVSHHLTILALRANLERLDEHEFNRIDEEEKPINCGATLYTGIPDQGSNGRLDLTYYNRSFA, encoded by the coding sequence ATGAAATGGCCGAACTACATATTGTTCCTCCGGCACGACACGTCAAAATTCAACCGACTACGGGAATTGAAGGCGCAAGACCCGGAGTATGATCGCTTCAAACTAGCGTACGAAGAAAATCCTGAATCTCCGGAAACGCGCGCGCTTGCTATGCTTTTGCATCTTCGGTATAAATTGGAAGTAGCGGACTGTCGAACGCCCCTTGCAGACGCTGAAGCAAAACGTGCGGTAATAACTGGTCAAAACCTAAGAGACCAAATAGCGGCACCTGAACTCATTTTCTGCTCACCATACGAACGAACGAAGAGCACGCTAGTCGGTTTACAGAAAGGTTGGCCAGAACTTGCAAACGTAAAAATGGTTGAGGAAGAACGTATTCGAGAACTCGAACACGGATTATCACTGCTCTACAACGACTGGCGTATATACTTTGCTTTCTACCCAGAGCAACGGCGTTTGTACGAACAGGAAGGCCCGTATTGGTTTCGCTGGCAGCAGGGAGAGAATGTTCCAGACGTACGGGAACGAGTCCGTTCCTGGTTGAACACCCTTACGCGCGACTTTTCCGGGAAAAAAATTCTCGTGGTCAGTCACCACTTAACCATCCTAGCTTTACGCGCGAATCTGGAGCGCTTGGATGAACATGAGTTCAACCGAATTGATGAGGAGGAGAAACCGATCAACTGCGGAGCTACGCTCTACACTGGTATACCAGACCAGGGCAGCAACGGGCGCCTAGATCTGACCTACTACAACCGTTCGTTTGCATAA
- the purL gene encoding phosphoribosylformylglycinamidine synthase, which translates to MLFRFYRSPALSAMRSTALLQKAQAEVSADITAVETEWVYTVASTRTLKTQERLILEWILRETFQPERFGLQSSIVTNGHIEVGPRLAIVSPFSTNAVAICHACGLQTITRVERSRRFVFKRADGTSLSSAEEARLLPHLYDRMTEERYGQPPKSFDQEVRRQPLPLIPILAEGKAALIRASKEMGLGLGDQLVTYAVDHSLHTLQRDLSDVEVFKFGQLNSNHCRHLVFCAEYTIDGVIMPHPPMEMVRLSLAGNLGDIISALRDNAGAMAPHLVRAFVPSNPGQPSAYHLEEVEYCIILKVETHNHPTGVSPYAGAATGTGGEIRDRQANGRGGLPQTGLACYYVGNLFLPGYRQPWEMEIGQRSPSMAPALEILIQASNGASDYGNCFGQPLILGATRSFEFLLDEEWLGYVKPVMVAGGVGLMRSDHVQKQKPEPGFLVVQIGGDAYCIGLGGAGRSSVDSGSAADLHLDFASVQRANPEMEQRVDRVIRACVALGPRNPIVTIQDLGAGGDSVAVPEIVHPVGARIQLRAIPSGDPTMSVLELWCNESQERLVLILRPEDLELFIAICNRERCPFAVIGVCTGDGKIVVEDEDGTTPVNLGLDFLLSDLPQKQITSERVARAFQPLVLPDGLTVRAALEQVFGFVDVGSKAFLTRKVDRSVGGCVAQQQTVGALQLTLADLAVTADSFDSLTGTAQAIGEQPIKGILDSAAGARMSVAEALTNLMFAKVTGLDKVNFSATWQWPAGHPGEDARLYDAVHAVTLGLQKDLGVRIFVGKDSLSMATRAVREGVETVVKAPGTVQFVAVAPMADVTRKVTPALQYPGISQLLFLDLSGGQQRLGASTLARAYNQLGDMTPDLDDPDLLRRGFLAVQELLRLGLIHAGHDRSDGGLITTLLEMAFAGNCGLRVHFTHPKFGTNPFSLLFNEELGVVMEYQPSSWPMIEKVLASYGLLDQCQDIGRTLVAKEITVVGPDGIILAEDMRVLRDLWQATSYELDMRQTHSTLVESERESNFDRFGPTYALTFQPTHRMSSDTEQIPAPKVAILREAGTNGDQEMAKVFQLAGFTSYDVTMTDLADGRVSLADFRGLVLCGGFSNRDVPDAGKGWAATILFNEQVQAQFKAFFARPDTFSLGVCNGCQVMTLLGIVPWPGITAAQQPRFVTNTSEIFESRFSAVSILPSPSIFFTDMAGSTLGIWVAHGEGRLHCSADMVAEIERLGLAPVRFVDDQRSVTEQYPFNPNGSPLGITALCSVDGRHLAMMPHAERLFLPWQWPYWPQSWGGLRVSPWLQMFQNAYAWCVQHS; encoded by the coding sequence ATGCTATTTCGTTTTTATCGAAGCCCGGCGCTTTCGGCGATGCGCAGCACCGCACTGCTCCAGAAGGCGCAGGCTGAAGTGTCAGCGGATATTACGGCGGTTGAGACCGAGTGGGTCTATACCGTGGCATCAACCCGTACCCTAAAAACGCAGGAGCGATTGATCCTGGAATGGATCCTGCGGGAAACTTTCCAACCCGAACGTTTTGGTTTGCAGAGCAGCATTGTCACAAATGGCCACATTGAAGTTGGGCCGCGGCTGGCAATTGTTTCGCCTTTTTCCACCAACGCCGTGGCCATTTGCCACGCGTGTGGGTTGCAGACCATAACCCGGGTGGAGCGTTCTCGACGTTTCGTTTTCAAACGCGCCGACGGCACAAGCCTTTCTTCAGCAGAGGAAGCGCGCCTGCTCCCCCACCTGTACGATCGGATGACGGAGGAGCGGTACGGACAACCACCCAAAAGTTTTGACCAGGAGGTGAGGCGTCAGCCACTTCCGTTGATCCCTATTCTCGCTGAGGGGAAAGCAGCTTTGATACGTGCAAGCAAGGAGATGGGTTTAGGTTTAGGTGATCAGCTCGTTACCTACGCAGTCGACCACAGCTTGCATACCTTGCAACGGGATTTGAGTGACGTTGAGGTTTTTAAGTTTGGCCAGCTGAATTCCAACCACTGTCGGCATTTGGTTTTTTGTGCCGAGTACACCATTGACGGTGTGATTATGCCGCATCCTCCCATGGAGATGGTACGTTTGAGTTTGGCGGGTAATCTTGGAGATATAATCAGCGCGTTGCGGGATAATGCCGGGGCAATGGCGCCACATTTAGTGCGTGCTTTTGTGCCAAGCAATCCGGGCCAGCCTTCGGCCTACCACCTGGAGGAGGTGGAGTACTGCATTATTTTGAAAGTGGAAACCCATAACCACCCAACGGGTGTTTCGCCCTACGCTGGCGCAGCCACTGGGACGGGCGGAGAAATTCGTGACCGGCAAGCAAATGGTCGGGGTGGGTTACCACAAACTGGTTTGGCGTGCTACTACGTTGGTAACCTTTTCTTGCCTGGGTACCGCCAACCTTGGGAAATGGAAATTGGCCAACGTTCACCTTCCATGGCGCCAGCGTTGGAAATTCTCATTCAAGCCTCAAACGGTGCCTCAGACTATGGCAACTGTTTTGGACAGCCTCTCATTCTCGGGGCGACTCGATCCTTCGAGTTTCTCTTGGATGAGGAGTGGCTGGGGTATGTGAAGCCAGTAATGGTTGCAGGGGGTGTGGGTTTGATGCGTTCGGACCATGTGCAGAAGCAAAAGCCAGAACCCGGCTTCCTGGTTGTGCAAATTGGCGGCGATGCTTACTGCATTGGTCTTGGGGGTGCGGGCCGGTCAAGTGTGGACAGCGGTTCGGCTGCTGACTTGCACCTTGATTTTGCTTCGGTGCAACGCGCGAATCCAGAAATGGAGCAGCGCGTTGATCGGGTCATCCGTGCCTGTGTTGCCTTAGGCCCGCGTAACCCAATTGTGACCATTCAAGATTTGGGTGCGGGCGGAGATTCAGTTGCGGTGCCGGAAATTGTGCACCCAGTAGGTGCGCGGATCCAGCTTCGGGCTATTCCTTCTGGTGATCCAACTATGTCCGTGCTTGAGCTCTGGTGCAACGAGAGCCAAGAACGGTTAGTGTTGATTCTTCGACCAGAAGACCTTGAGCTTTTCATCGCGATCTGCAATCGGGAGCGATGTCCCTTTGCGGTTATTGGTGTGTGTACCGGGGATGGGAAGATTGTCGTGGAAGATGAGGATGGGACGACGCCAGTTAATCTAGGTTTAGATTTTCTTTTGTCCGATTTGCCCCAGAAGCAAATTACGTCTGAGCGTGTTGCTCGGGCATTCCAGCCTTTGGTGCTACCCGACGGTCTGACGGTTCGCGCTGCGTTGGAGCAAGTTTTTGGGTTTGTGGACGTTGGCTCCAAAGCCTTTTTGACGCGGAAGGTTGACCGTTCTGTGGGTGGCTGCGTGGCGCAGCAGCAGACCGTAGGTGCGTTGCAGCTCACTCTTGCTGATCTTGCAGTAACGGCAGATAGTTTTGATAGCCTCACGGGTACTGCTCAAGCCATTGGTGAGCAGCCAATCAAAGGCATTTTGGACAGCGCAGCGGGTGCCCGCATGTCTGTGGCCGAAGCCTTAACGAATCTCATGTTCGCAAAGGTTACCGGCCTGGACAAGGTTAATTTCTCTGCCACCTGGCAGTGGCCGGCGGGTCATCCGGGTGAGGATGCACGGCTGTACGATGCCGTACACGCGGTAACCCTGGGTCTGCAAAAGGATCTCGGGGTACGCATCTTCGTGGGAAAAGACTCACTCTCCATGGCGACACGTGCGGTGCGTGAAGGTGTGGAAACTGTGGTCAAGGCGCCGGGGACTGTTCAGTTTGTGGCGGTTGCACCTATGGCAGATGTGACTCGGAAAGTCACCCCAGCATTGCAATATCCTGGAATCAGCCAGCTGTTGTTCCTGGATTTGTCCGGTGGGCAGCAGCGGCTGGGCGCTTCGACCTTGGCGCGGGCGTATAACCAATTGGGTGATATGACCCCGGATCTTGACGATCCAGACTTGCTTCGCCGGGGCTTCCTGGCGGTGCAAGAGCTGCTACGGCTGGGTTTGATTCACGCCGGGCACGATCGTTCGGACGGTGGACTCATTACCACGCTGCTAGAAATGGCTTTTGCTGGAAACTGTGGGCTTCGCGTGCACTTCACGCACCCAAAATTTGGCACCAATCCATTTTCCCTCCTCTTCAATGAAGAGTTGGGCGTCGTGATGGAGTACCAGCCGTCAAGTTGGCCAATGATTGAAAAAGTTTTGGCCAGCTACGGTTTGCTGGATCAGTGCCAGGACATTGGGCGAACACTGGTGGCCAAAGAGATTACCGTGGTCGGTCCAGATGGCATTATCCTCGCTGAGGATATGCGAGTGTTGCGTGATCTGTGGCAAGCCACATCGTATGAGTTAGATATGCGTCAGACGCATTCCACTTTGGTGGAGTCTGAACGGGAAAGTAATTTTGACCGTTTCGGGCCCACGTACGCTCTCACCTTCCAGCCGACGCATCGTATGAGCAGCGACACGGAGCAAATCCCTGCTCCGAAAGTTGCAATCTTGCGAGAGGCGGGGACGAATGGCGACCAGGAAATGGCCAAGGTGTTTCAGCTGGCCGGGTTTACGTCGTACGATGTCACCATGACTGATTTGGCGGACGGTCGGGTGAGCCTGGCTGATTTCCGAGGTCTGGTACTGTGTGGCGGTTTTTCCAACCGTGACGTGCCAGATGCGGGGAAGGGCTGGGCCGCCACCATTCTGTTCAATGAGCAGGTGCAAGCGCAGTTTAAGGCGTTCTTTGCGCGGCCAGATACGTTCTCTCTGGGAGTGTGCAATGGCTGCCAAGTCATGACGCTCCTGGGTATTGTGCCTTGGCCAGGGATTACGGCGGCGCAGCAGCCGCGTTTCGTGACCAACACTTCCGAAATTTTTGAGTCACGGTTCAGCGCGGTCAGCATCTTACCCAGCCCGTCCATTTTCTTCACGGACATGGCGGGTTCAACCTTGGGCATTTGGGTGGCGCATGGCGAAGGCCGCTTGCACTGTTCCGCCGACATGGTGGCGGAGATTGAGCGGCTGGGTTTAGCGCCTGTGCGGTTTGTGGATGATCAGCGCAGTGTTACGGAACAATACCCGTTCAATCCCAATGGTTCGCCCTTGGGTATCACCGCGTTATGTTCGGTAGATGGTCGCCACTTAGCCATGATGCCGCACGCTGAGCGACTGTTCCTCCCCTGGCAGTGGCCCTACTGGCCGCAGAGTTGGGGTGGGCTCAGGGTCAGTCCGTGGCTCCAAATGTTCCAAAATGCGTACGCCTGGTGCGTCCAGCATTCCTAA
- a CDS encoding ABC transporter ATP-binding protein: MRLLWTYLKKFKKLLLFALLLAMINQVFSLLDPQIMRLLVDRYASRVSELSRGDFLHGVIVLVLLSMGTALVSRIAKNFQDYFVNVIVQRMGARLYAHSVSHSFSLPYQAFEDQRSGELLQKLQKARTDAQALITSAIGILFFSLVGIIFVLSYAFTVHWSIGLVYFCMIPILGFITFFISRQIKVAQKQIVAEMASLSGSTTETLRNVELVKSLGLDQQEIERLNATNDRILQLELKKIILIRKFSFIQGTLINTFRSALLVLMFWLIFQQSISLGEYFTLLIYSFFIFSPLAELGMVAQSYQEARASMEQLEKVLQTPAEAKPEHPQPIAALTRVAFTQAGFVYATAPRPAIDNVSLEITQGQTVAFVGPSGSGKTTLVKLLSGLYQPTTGTLQFNAVDAKQVDFPAFRRRIGLVAQETQLFAGTIRENLQFVKPNATDQECLAALESAAAGTILRRSSQGLDTKIGEGGLKLSGGERQRLAIARALLRDPDLIIFDEATSSLDSLTEQQITETIKQVSKIKPNLMTVLIAHRLSTVSHADRIFVLEQGRIAEQGTHTELLAKGGLYSAMWRQQVGAN, from the coding sequence ATGCGCCTGCTTTGGACCTACCTCAAAAAGTTTAAGAAACTCCTGCTTTTTGCCTTGCTCCTGGCCATGATCAACCAGGTGTTCTCCTTATTGGACCCGCAAATTATGCGGCTGCTGGTTGACCGCTACGCTAGCCGGGTGAGTGAACTTAGCCGGGGTGATTTCTTGCACGGCGTCATTGTGCTGGTTCTCCTCTCCATGGGTACGGCCTTGGTCTCCCGCATCGCTAAGAATTTTCAGGATTACTTTGTGAACGTCATTGTACAGCGCATGGGCGCTCGGTTGTACGCGCACAGCGTGAGCCATTCCTTCTCCCTCCCCTACCAGGCATTTGAAGATCAACGGTCGGGTGAGCTCCTGCAAAAGCTGCAGAAGGCACGAACAGATGCGCAAGCTTTGATTACCAGCGCTATCGGCATTCTTTTTTTCTCCCTCGTCGGCATCATTTTCGTTCTCAGCTACGCCTTCACGGTGCACTGGTCCATTGGTCTGGTGTACTTTTGCATGATTCCCATTTTGGGTTTCATCACGTTTTTCATTAGCCGGCAAATTAAAGTTGCGCAGAAGCAGATTGTAGCAGAAATGGCGTCGCTCTCCGGTTCCACCACCGAGACGTTGCGGAATGTGGAGCTGGTGAAGAGTTTGGGTTTAGATCAACAGGAGATCGAGCGCTTGAATGCCACCAACGACCGGATTCTGCAGTTGGAGCTGAAGAAGATCATTCTGATTCGGAAATTCAGTTTTATCCAAGGAACGCTCATCAACACCTTCCGATCCGCTTTGCTCGTGCTCATGTTCTGGCTCATTTTCCAGCAAAGCATTTCTCTGGGTGAGTACTTCACTTTGCTCATTTACTCCTTCTTCATCTTCAGTCCGTTAGCGGAACTTGGCATGGTTGCCCAGAGCTACCAAGAAGCGCGCGCCAGCATGGAGCAACTGGAGAAAGTGTTGCAAACACCCGCTGAAGCGAAACCCGAACACCCTCAGCCAATTGCTGCCCTCACCCGCGTTGCCTTTACTCAAGCTGGGTTTGTGTATGCGACAGCGCCTCGACCAGCAATTGATAATGTCTCCTTGGAAATAACGCAGGGACAAACCGTGGCATTTGTGGGTCCGTCTGGTTCAGGAAAGACAACCCTGGTAAAACTCCTCTCTGGTTTGTACCAACCGACGACTGGGACATTACAGTTCAATGCTGTGGATGCGAAGCAAGTGGATTTCCCCGCCTTCCGGCGCAGGATTGGCTTGGTGGCGCAGGAAACTCAGCTCTTTGCCGGGACTATTCGGGAGAACCTACAGTTTGTGAAACCAAATGCCACGGATCAAGAATGTCTGGCCGCTTTGGAATCCGCTGCAGCTGGAACCATCCTTCGGCGCTCCAGCCAGGGTTTGGATACGAAGATTGGCGAAGGTGGGCTCAAACTCTCTGGTGGCGAACGTCAGCGCTTGGCCATTGCCCGTGCCCTGCTGCGCGACCCAGACCTGATTATTTTTGACGAAGCCACCAGCAGTTTGGACTCACTCACGGAGCAGCAGATCACGGAGACGATCAAGCAGGTGTCCAAGATCAAGCCCAACCTCATGACTGTGCTCATTGCGCACCGGCTTTCCACGGTGAGTCATGCCGACCGGATTTTTGTGCTGGAGCAAGGCAGGATCGCCGAGCAGGGTACACATACCGAGCTCCTCGCAAAGGGTGGGCTGTATTCTGCCATGTGGCGACAGCAGGTGGGGGCGAACTAG
- a CDS encoding D-alanine--D-alanine ligase, with protein MQTIAVLMGGPSTEHEVSLASGENVCANLDRKKYQVLPVRISKKGLWTFGNAARHYPLLAGIAELQRRKIAVVFIALHGVFGEDGKLQALLETANIRYTGSGPAASALAMDKKLSGLLFQAAGLRVPAFTLVRQGEKGRLSKFPVILKPRFGGSSVGITIAKNPQAYTHGLQNAWRYEPEVVVQKYISGVELTCGVIESVSGKPQALLPTLIRPVTAHFFGYKAKYTPGMTEEITPAPLPNGVLRKIQAQALLAHTTLGCRGFSRTDFIIRGQTMYVLETNSIPGLTQESLLPKAARASGLPFAQLLDRIIRAGVRR; from the coding sequence ATGCAAACCATTGCCGTGCTTATGGGCGGACCTTCAACAGAGCATGAAGTGTCTCTGGCCTCAGGTGAGAATGTATGTGCCAATCTAGATCGAAAAAAGTACCAAGTGCTTCCAGTGCGTATTTCCAAAAAAGGTTTGTGGACATTTGGAAATGCAGCGCGCCACTACCCATTACTCGCAGGCATTGCTGAGTTGCAGCGGAGGAAAATCGCCGTTGTCTTCATCGCACTGCATGGCGTTTTTGGTGAAGATGGAAAGTTGCAGGCGCTATTGGAAACAGCAAACATTCGGTACACGGGCTCTGGACCCGCAGCCTCAGCGTTGGCAATGGATAAGAAGTTAAGCGGTTTGCTTTTCCAGGCAGCTGGTTTGCGGGTACCAGCCTTCACACTTGTTCGCCAGGGGGAGAAAGGAAGACTGTCAAAATTCCCGGTGATTCTCAAGCCCCGATTTGGCGGTTCCAGTGTGGGTATTACGATTGCAAAAAATCCACAAGCGTATACCCATGGATTACAAAACGCCTGGAGATATGAGCCGGAGGTTGTTGTGCAGAAGTATATTTCTGGCGTTGAGTTAACCTGCGGGGTTATTGAATCAGTCAGTGGCAAACCCCAAGCACTGTTGCCCACGTTGATTCGGCCCGTGACTGCACATTTTTTTGGCTACAAGGCAAAGTACACTCCGGGTATGACGGAAGAAATTACCCCGGCGCCACTGCCCAATGGAGTGTTACGAAAAATCCAAGCGCAGGCTTTGCTGGCACATACGACGTTAGGCTGCCGTGGCTTTTCACGAACCGATTTCATTATCCGGGGACAAACTATGTACGTGTTAGAAACCAATAGTATCCCCGGGTTAACCCAGGAGAGCTTGCTGCCCAAAGCGGCCCGGGCGAGCGGTTTACCTTTCGCACAATTGCTCGACCGGATTATTCGCGCTGGGGTGAGGCGGTAG